In Scylla paramamosain isolate STU-SP2022 chromosome 1, ASM3559412v1, whole genome shotgun sequence, one DNA window encodes the following:
- the LOC135099714 gene encoding dynactin subunit 5-like has translation MELEDSYYPKAQYIETATGNRVSRASVLCGSQNIVLSGKVIVLNGVIIRGDLANVRVGRHCVISSRAVIRPPFKKFSKGVAFFPLHIGDHVYIGEGSIINAAAVGSYVYIGKNCVIGRRCVLKDCCMIADNTVLPPETVVPPFAIYTGSPARQTGDLPEATQDLMTDYTRSCYHHFIRVKDLPPQAREGANVARLVDV, from the exons GCTACTGGGAACCGAGTGAGTCGTGCAAGTGTACTTTGTGGGTCACAGAACATTGTGCTCAGCGGCAAAGTGATTGTCCTCAATGGGGTCATCATACGTGGTGACCTGGCTAACGTGAGGGTTGGCAGGCACTGTGTCATCTCCTCCAGGGCTGTGATCAGACCACCCTTCAAGAAATTCAGCAAAGG AGTTGCCTTCTTCCCACTGCATATTGGGGACCATGTCTACATTGGTGAAGGTTCTATCATCAATGCAGCAGCTGTGGGGTCTTATGTTTACATTGGAAAAAACTGTGTCATT gGGCGACGGTGTGTACTCAAAGACTGCTGCATGATTGCTGATAACACAGTGCTTCCTCCTGAGACAGTTGTACCACCCTTTGCCATCTACACTGGTTCACCTGCACGCCAGACAGGGGACCTTCCTGAAGCAACACAGGACCTCATGACAGACTACACCCGCAGCTGTTACCATCATTTCATACGGGTGAAGGATCTACCACCACAGGCACGGGAGGGGGCAAATGTGGCAAGGCTGGTggacgtgtga